From one Terriglobia bacterium genomic stretch:
- a CDS encoding ABC transporter permease, with amino-acid sequence MTEFFRRNRLALAGFIVVTVLTFLAVAGPWVAPYDPADQRLVDRLEGPSWKHPFGNDELGRDILSRVLLGTRVSMRVGATVVLLSVTAGVLIGGCAGYIGGKLDTFVTVVVINSLMAFPGILLAIALVAFLGPGLDRLIFALAAMGWVGYARLARGQVLKVKTLE; translated from the coding sequence ATGACTGAGTTTTTTCGCCGGAACAGGCTGGCGCTGGCAGGCTTCATTGTTGTGACGGTGCTCACGTTCCTGGCTGTGGCGGGGCCATGGGTGGCGCCGTATGATCCGGCGGATCAGAGACTTGTTGACCGGCTCGAAGGTCCGTCCTGGAAGCATCCATTTGGAAACGATGAGTTAGGACGTGATATTCTCTCTCGCGTCCTTTTAGGCACCCGTGTGAGTATGCGGGTGGGGGCTACAGTTGTACTGCTCTCCGTAACGGCCGGCGTTTTAATCGGGGGATGTGCCGGCTACATCGGCGGTAAGTTGGATACATTCGTGACGGTGGTGGTCATCAACTCTTTGATGGCTTTCCCCGGAATTCTGTTGGCGATCGCGCTGGTGGCCTTCCTCGGTCCCGGCCTGGATCGTTTAATTTTTGCCTTGGCAGCAATGGGCTGGGTGGGATACGCGCGGCTCGCGAGAGGGCAGGTTCTCAAAGTTAAAACTCTGGAG